The Bacilli bacterium nucleotide sequence GGATGGGCACTTTTTCCCGCGCATTGATTAAGGGCGACACTAGCGCAGTCGGAATCATTTCCTTGTGATAATTAAGCGCGGCAAAGTAGAAGGAAGGCGCCATAACGCTTAGTAAAAGGCCGATAAAGCGCAACATGCGGATGATTGACGTATAGAATGGGCGGCTGCTGTAATCTTCGGAACTTTGAATCGCTTCGAAAAACAGATGCGGCACATACAAGGCTACGGGGGTGCCGTCGGTCAAAATGGCGACGCGGCCTTCCATCAAAAGCGCCGAGACCTTGTCGGGCTTTTGCGTATTGCCGATTGTCGGAAAAATTGTACTGGGATGGTCCTCGATAAATTGTTCGATTTGTCCGGAATAATCGATGGAGTCAATGTCGATCGCCAGCAATCGGGACTTTACTTTTGCCACGATTTCCGGCTGGGCGATATCTTTAATATACGCGATAACTGTTTTTGTTCGGCTGTATGTGCCAATCGTCACTTCTTCCAGTTGCAGGGCGGGATGCGGCAGTCTTTGCCGCAGCAGCGCAATATTGATTAGCAGATTTTCCACAAATCCGCTGCGCGGCCCCTTAACGGCAATTTCGGATTGGGGCTCATCAATGGACCGGTGATAGGATTTCTGGGTGTTGATCAAAAAAGCCGTCTTGCACCCGTTCATGAGCAAAAGCGAGTTTCCCCTAAGCACGGAAAGAACGGCTTCCTGCAGTTCAGACACTTCCCGGATGTTTTTGCTGTGAATTTTTTGCCGCACATCGTTTGCCGTCAACGTGCGAAACGGCGCAAACTGGCTGGAGAGCGGCTCAAGAATCGCTTGCGCAATCATCTTTTCATCGCTCAGGCTGCTGATAAAAATGAGGAGGCAATCAATAGCGCCGCGATTTTCGTTTATGGCGATGGAAAAACGGCGAAACGTCGCGTCCGTCGAATGGCCGAGCAGCTCTTTGCAGGCCGATTCGTTATCCGAAAGCTTCGCGGATATCGGATATGTATGACCGGCGTCCTTACTTGGCACATGCTTCACCCCCGCGTTCGGTTATATTTTTTATCGTTTTTGGCATTCCTATACAATTAGTCCGTGAAAGCGATTGCAAAAATTGACAATACTAGACGAAAAAATTTATCGGGATCGGAACAGAAACTGACAAACATAGCAAAATGAATCCAGTATAATTCCAATTGTGTTGATTTTGCGAGAAAAGAGGAGCGGGAATGGGCGGCGAGCAAAAAATACGGCTGGATATTCGCGTGATAGCAAGGCAATTGGGCATTTCGGAAACGAATTTGACCGAGTGGATGAGAGCGCATAAAGGCGAAAGCGCTCCTAAAGATACGGCGTTGCGGGGGGAAGCGGGCGATCTATAAATTCATCATCCGTTCGGCTCTGACGAAAGCAATGAAACGTTTGGCTTCTTCCTTGGACAATTCTTTGCCATCGATCGTAAAGGTGAATTTTTGCAGTATTTCCTCGTCGGAAAGCTCGAGTTGATCGGCAAAATCGCGAATATTTTGCTCAAGAACGGAGTTGGGCGCATTCGTTCGGCCAATGAGAAAGTCGACGGAAACGGAAAAAACGTCGGCAAGTTTTGTCAACGTGGCAAAGTCGGGTTCCCGCCTGCCTTTTTCGTAATGCGACAGAGCGGCTCGAGAAATCCCCAGTTTTTTGGCCAGTTCTTCCTGAGTCCATTTATTTTTGTCCCGTAATGTAGCAATTCGCCTTCCATAATTCATGTTATTTTCCTTCTTTACGCCTTTTTAATACAATAATAAAGGTTTTTTTGTATTTTTCATAGCCTGAAATCGAATTTTAGAATCATTCAAAAAAACCCTTGACATGATACGAAATGTATCATAAAGTAGACAGTGTTTGGGGATACAAAATGTATCAAATTCCGCAGTTGCATTTCACATTGCGCCGGGGGTATCGAATGATCGGCATGCGGCAACATTTGACGCGCCAAAGGAGGAAATTTGTCCGGATTAAAGCTGGCAGCTTGCTTGCGGAAGTGCAAATTCTGCGGGTGGCAAATATTGGCGTCGAGTCGGGAAAAAAGAAAGTCGCCATTGTGGATATAAGTCCGGGGGGGCTGCGTTTCCTGACGGATTTGCTATTCCCGTTGCACGCGGGCATTGCGTTGGGCTTCGATATCCCGTTTCTGAAGCTGAATTTTCGTTTGGCCGGCGTACCGGTGTGGTCAAGGCTCACGGAAAACGTTCGCGAGTACGGCGTATGTTTTGTGCTGACCGGAAGCCAGCAAATCGAGTTGAATCGCCGCATCAACCACTGGATGGAATCCTTGCTGCCGCGGCAGTTGGAAATCCTGCAATTGTACCGGGGAATCGCGGCGGAATATGAAGCTCGTTTCCTGGGCGGCCGGTTTGATCGAAGAATTTAGTATTTTGCAGTCCGATTCCAGAAAACTAACGGAGGTTCACGCATGAGGCGAGTTCGAAAAGCAATTATCCCCGCGGCAGGTCTCGGTACAAGGTTTTTACCGGCGACAAAGGCGATGCCGAAGGAAATGCTGCCGATCATCGACAAACCGACGATCCAGTACATTGTGGAAGAAGCGATCGAAGCGGGGATCGAAGACATTATCATCGTTACGGGAAAAGGAAAACGGGCCATCGAAGACCATTTCGACAGCGCGTTCGAATTGGAATACAGCCTGGAGCGAAAAGGCAAGCTGGAGCTTCTCGAAGAAGTGCGCAAAGCGGCGAATGTCGAGATTCATTACATACGCCAGAAGGAGCCGAAAGGATTGGGGCATGCGATTTGGTGCGCCCGGAGATTTATCGGCGCCGAACCGTTCGCGGTGCTGCTTGGCGACGATATCGTCGATTCGGAAGTTCCGTGCATACGCCAGCTGATGGATCAATTTGCGGAAACGGAGTCGTCGGTCATTGGCGTCCAAACTGTGAAAGAGAGTCAAACAGACCGCTACGGGATTATTGAGCCCTTGAAACAGCGCGGTCGGTTGGTCGAAGTCGCCTCGTTTGTCGAAAAGCCGCCAATCGGCCAAGCTCCGTCAAATTTGGCCATAATCGGCCGTTACGTGCTGACCCCGGATATTTTCGAATTTCTGGATCTGCAAGAGATCGGCGCCGGCGGGGAAATTCAGTTAACCGACGCCATTCAAAAATTGAATCGGCGGAGTCGCGTTTACGCGTATCAATTTGAAGGAGTC carries:
- a CDS encoding spore germination protein translates to MPSKDAGHTYPISAKLSDNESACKELLGHSTDATFRRFSIAINENRGAIDCLLIFISSLSDEKMIAQAILEPLSSQFAPFRTLTANDVRQKIHSKNIREVSELQEAVLSVLRGNSLLLMNGCKTAFLINTQKSYHRSIDEPQSEIAVKGPRSGFVENLLINIALLRQRLPHPALQLEEVTIGTYSRTKTVIAYIKDIAQPEIVAKVKSRLLAIDIDSIDYSGQIEQFIEDHPSTIFPTIGNTQKPDKVSALLMEGRVAILTDGTPVALYVPHLFFEAIQSSEDYSSRPFYTSIIRMLRFIGLLLSVMAPSFYFAALNYHKEMIPTALVSPLINAREKVPI
- a CDS encoding helix-turn-helix transcriptional regulator, producing the protein MNYGRRIATLRDKNKWTQEELAKKLGISRAALSHYEKGRREPDFATLTKLADVFSVSVDFLIGRTNAPNSVLEQNIRDFADQLELSDEEILQKFTFTIDGKELSKEEAKRFIAFVRAERMMNL
- a CDS encoding PilZ domain-containing protein; this encodes MYQIPQLHFTLRRGYRMIGMRQHLTRQRRKFVRIKAGSLLAEVQILRVANIGVESGKKKVAIVDISPGGLRFLTDLLFPLHAGIALGFDIPFLKLNFRLAGVPVWSRLTENVREYGVCFVLTGSQQIELNRRINHWMESLLPRQLEILQLYRGIAAEYEARFLGGRFDRRI
- the galU gene encoding UTP--glucose-1-phosphate uridylyltransferase GalU — encoded protein: MRRVRKAIIPAAGLGTRFLPATKAMPKEMLPIIDKPTIQYIVEEAIEAGIEDIIIVTGKGKRAIEDHFDSAFELEYSLERKGKLELLEEVRKAANVEIHYIRQKEPKGLGHAIWCARRFIGAEPFAVLLGDDIVDSEVPCIRQLMDQFAETESSVIGVQTVKESQTDRYGIIEPLKQRGRLVEVASFVEKPPIGQAPSNLAIIGRYVLTPDIFEFLDLQEIGAGGEIQLTDAIQKLNRRSRVYAYQFEGVRYDVGEKLGFILTTLEFALKNEDLRYPLVQALEELLSMERVMKWIG